A genomic stretch from Lathyrus oleraceus cultivar Zhongwan6 chromosome 2, CAAS_Psat_ZW6_1.0, whole genome shotgun sequence includes:
- the LOC127121209 gene encoding 15.7 kDa heat shock protein, peroxisomal, with amino-acid sequence MADTIFRYPFRNFFLDHPPIFREYYGSTALLDWIESPTAHILKINVPGFKKDEIKVQIEEGNVLHLRGESLKKENHGKEIVWHIAERGNGKEDFSRMIELPVDVKLDKIKAHIENGVLTVIVPKDSSHKVRNINIGSRL; translated from the exons ATGGCCGACACTATTTTTCGATATCCTTTTAGAAACTTTTTCTTGGACCATCCACCAATTTTCAGAGAATACTATGGATCAACAGCACTCTTGGATTGGATTGAATCCCCAACTGCTCATATCCTCAAAATCAACGTTCCAG GATTCAAGAAAGACGAGATAAAAGTGCAGATTGAGGAAGGAAATGTTTTGCACCTTAGAGGAGAAAGTTTGAAAAAAGAGAATCATGGAAAGGAGATTGTTTGGCATATTGCTGAGAGAGGAAATGGAAAAGAAGATTTTTCAAGAATGATTGAATTACCTGTGGATGTTAAATTGGATAAGATTAAGGCACATATTGAAAATGGAGTTCTCACTGTTATTGTTCCTAAAGATTCATCGCATAAAGTTCGAAATATTAACATTGGTAGTAGGCTTTAA